One uncultured Jannaschia sp. DNA segment encodes these proteins:
- the gatC gene encoding Asp-tRNA(Asn)/Glu-tRNA(Gln) amidotransferase subunit GatC, whose amino-acid sequence MSIDRETARRVAKLARIAVPEDRLDALAGEFNSILGFIEQLQEVDVDGVEPMVSVEPMRLKRREDVVTDGGQPEAVLANAPEAREGFFAVPKVVE is encoded by the coding sequence ATGTCCATCGACCGAGAGACCGCACGCCGCGTGGCGAAGCTGGCGCGCATCGCCGTGCCCGAAGACCGGCTGGACGCGCTCGCGGGCGAGTTCAATTCGATCCTCGGCTTCATCGAGCAGTTGCAGGAGGTCGATGTGGACGGGGTCGAGCCGATGGTCTCGGTCGAGCCGATGCGCCTGAAGCGCCGCGAGGACGTGGTGACCGATGGCGGCCAGCCCGAAGCCGTGCTGGCCAATGCCCCCGAAGCCCGCGAAGGGTTCTTCGCCGTCCCGAAGGTGGTGGAATGA
- the gatA gene encoding Asp-tRNA(Asn)/Glu-tRNA(Gln) amidotransferase subunit GatA — protein sequence MSDLTDLTIAGARDALRAGETTAVALTEAHLEAVAASGTLNAFVHHTPEIARAQAEAADTRIARGDAPDMCGIPIGVKDLFCTKGVASQAGSAILDGFKPEYESTITDQLFRDGAVMLGKLNMDEFAMGSSNETSTYGDVVNPWRAGNSDAALTPGGSSGGSAAAVAARLCLGALGTDTGGSIRQPAAFTGITGIKPTYGRCSRWGIVAFASSLDQAGPMTRSVRDAAIFLRAMSGHDPKDSTSADLAVPDFEAMLTGDIKGQTIGIPREYRMEGMPEEIETLWSQGTEMLRDAGAEIRDISLPHTKYALPAYYVIAPAEASSNLARYDGVRFGHRAALGQGDGITEMYEKTRAEGFGDEVQRRVMIGTYVLSAGFYDAYYNRARRVRTLIKKDFEDAFAAGVDAILTPATPSSAFELGAMADADPIQMYLNDIFTVTVNLAGLPGVAVPAGLDRRGLPMGLQLIGKPWDEGGLLNVASVIEARAGFVARPDKWW from the coding sequence ATGAGCGACCTGACCGACCTCACGATCGCCGGCGCCCGCGACGCGCTGCGCGCCGGCGAGACGACCGCCGTCGCCCTGACCGAAGCGCATCTGGAGGCCGTGGCCGCCTCGGGCACGCTCAACGCCTTCGTGCATCACACGCCCGAGATCGCCCGCGCCCAGGCCGAGGCCGCCGATACCCGCATCGCGCGGGGCGACGCGCCCGACATGTGCGGCATCCCCATCGGGGTGAAGGACCTCTTCTGTACCAAGGGCGTGGCCTCGCAGGCCGGGTCTGCGATCCTCGATGGCTTCAAGCCGGAATACGAAAGCACGATTACCGACCAGCTCTTCCGCGACGGCGCGGTGATGCTGGGCAAACTCAACATGGACGAGTTCGCGATGGGCTCGTCGAACGAGACCTCGACCTATGGCGACGTGGTCAACCCGTGGCGCGCGGGCAATTCCGACGCGGCGCTGACGCCCGGCGGCTCGTCCGGCGGGTCGGCGGCGGCGGTGGCGGCACGGCTCTGCCTCGGCGCGCTGGGCACCGATACCGGCGGCTCGATCCGCCAGCCCGCGGCCTTCACCGGCATCACCGGCATCAAGCCGACCTATGGGCGCTGTTCGCGCTGGGGCATCGTGGCCTTCGCCTCGTCGCTCGACCAGGCGGGACCGATGACGCGCTCGGTGCGCGACGCCGCGATCTTCCTGCGGGCCATGTCCGGGCACGACCCGAAGGATTCGACCTCGGCCGATCTGGCGGTGCCGGATTTCGAGGCGATGCTGACCGGCGACATCAAGGGTCAGACCATCGGCATTCCGCGCGAATACCGCATGGAGGGCATGCCCGAGGAGATCGAGACGCTCTGGTCGCAGGGCACCGAGATGCTGCGCGACGCGGGCGCCGAGATCCGCGACATCAGTCTGCCGCATACGAAATACGCCCTGCCCGCCTATTACGTGATCGCGCCCGCCGAGGCGTCGTCGAACCTCGCGCGCTATGACGGGGTGCGCTTCGGGCACCGCGCCGCGCTGGGCCAAGGCGATGGCATCACCGAGATGTACGAGAAAACCCGCGCCGAAGGCTTCGGCGACGAGGTGCAGCGGCGCGTGATGATCGGGACATACGTTCTGTCGGCGGGGTTCTACGACGCCTACTACAACCGCGCGCGCCGCGTGCGGACGCTGATCAAGAAGGATTTCGAGGACGCGTTCGCGGCCGGCGTCGACGCGATCCTGACGCCTGCGACGCCGTCCTCGGCCTTCGAGCTGGGCGCGATGGCCGATGCCGACCCGATCCAGATGTATCTCAACGACATCTTCACGGTGACGGTGAACCTCGCCGGGCTGCCGGGCGTCGCGGTGCCCGCGGGGCTCGACCGGCGCGGCCTGCCAATGGGCCTGCAGCTGATCGGCAAGCCTTGGGACGAGGGCGGATTACTGAATGTTGCAAGCGTGATCGAGGCGCGGGCGGGCTTCGTGGCGCGTCCCGACAAGTGGTGGTAG
- a CDS encoding N-acetylmuramoyl-L-alanine amidase, producing the protein MAVVDRPSPNHGPRRDGRTRPDLVMIHYTAMQGGPEPALTRLCLPEAEVSAHYLIGECGTVFRLVDEMARAWHAGAGCWGASSDLNSRSVGIELSNDGFSPFPAAQMDALEDLVGDICRRHGIGPAGVIGHSDAAPGRKIDPGRRFDWRRLARRGLAVWPDAEPGDAPDAAAFRALARRAGYTADVDDGTLLNAVRLRFRPWATGPLDRTDMGLIADLAARFPVDAGEAAV; encoded by the coding sequence ATGGCGGTCGTCGACCGGCCCAGCCCCAATCACGGACCGCGCCGCGACGGGCGGACGCGGCCCGACCTGGTGATGATCCATTACACCGCGATGCAGGGCGGGCCCGAGCCGGCGCTGACGCGGCTCTGCCTGCCCGAGGCCGAGGTGTCGGCGCATTACCTGATCGGCGAATGCGGCACGGTGTTCCGCCTCGTCGACGAGATGGCGCGCGCCTGGCATGCCGGGGCCGGGTGCTGGGGCGCGTCGTCGGACCTCAATTCGCGCAGCGTGGGGATCGAGCTGTCGAATGACGGCTTCTCGCCCTTCCCGGCGGCGCAGATGGACGCGCTGGAGGACCTCGTGGGCGATATATGCCGGCGCCACGGGATCGGCCCGGCGGGCGTGATCGGCCATTCGGACGCGGCGCCGGGGCGCAAGATCGATCCGGGCCGGCGCTTCGACTGGCGGCGGCTGGCGCGGCGGGGACTGGCCGTCTGGCCGGACGCGGAACCGGGCGACGCGCCGGATGCGGCGGCGTTCCGGGCGCTGGCGCGACGGGCGGGCTATACCGCGGACGTGGATGACGGGACGCTTCTGAATGCGGTGCGGCTGCGGTTCCGGCCCTGGGCAACGGGGCCGCTGGACCGGACGGATATGGGGCTGATCGCGGACCTCGCGGCGCGCTTCCCCGTTGACGCAGGCGAGGCCGCCGTCTAG